The Pseudonocardia sp. HH130630-07 DNA window CGCGCTTGAGGGTCGCGGCGTGCTGGTGGGCACGGATGATCGTGGAGTCCACGCTGACCGCCCACCCGAGCACCTCGGCGGCGTCGGCCTCGACCAGAAGAGCAGCCAGGATGTGGTCCCAGGTGCCGTCGCCGCTGTAGCGGCGGTGCCGCTTCCACAACGTCTGCCACGGCCCGAACTCGGCTGGGACGTCGCGCCAGGGAAGCCCGCACCGATACCGGTAGATGATCCCCTCGAGCACCCGGCGGTCATCGCGGAACGGGCACCCGCGACGACCCTCGGAGGAGGGCAACAGCGGCGCCAGACGGGCCCACTGGACATCAGTCAGGACAGCGGTACGCGGCACCGATCAAGC harbors:
- a CDS encoding IS5 family transposase — its product is MPRTAVLTDVQWARLAPLLPSSEGRRGCPFRDDRRVLEGIIYRYRCGLPWRDVPAEFGPWQTLWKRHRRYSGDGTWDHILAALLVEADAAEVLGWAVSVDSTIIRAHQHAATLKRDTGGRIELHESARRTSRSRAGTVPRRAVDEDPPAR